From the Acidobacteriota bacterium genome, one window contains:
- a CDS encoding CoA pyrophosphatase gives MTLPPGDDLATLEAALLARLQAPLPGAVVQRRFCPQPTRTAWDPAAQPPDARRAGALLLLYPGAQGTSIVLTQRHADLPHHGGQISLPGGGLHSGESPVEGALREAQEEIGLDPSDVRVVGSLSTLWVIVSRFVVHPIVAVAPARPAFAPAPGEVASLIEAPLAALRDPAGLKWDRRLRPQPGGQPGPPIWVPYFDVGGHQVWGATAMISGSSRALLDPAFGPGRHRNRLDYAILVIITEFRVMADNPFVRRNRDRGGVCGPGDRARSAEPDLLAGQKVFLISPRRYGKSSLVRHVLRGLAKQGV, from the coding sequence GTGACCCTCCCGCCCGGCGACGACCTGGCCACACTCGAAGCGGCATTGCTCGCACGATTGCAGGCGCCCTTGCCCGGCGCGGTGGTGCAGCGCCGCTTCTGTCCGCAACCGACCCGAACCGCGTGGGATCCGGCTGCGCAGCCGCCGGACGCGCGACGCGCCGGTGCGCTGCTGCTTCTGTACCCGGGCGCCCAGGGGACCTCGATTGTGCTGACGCAGCGGCACGCGGACCTGCCTCATCACGGCGGCCAGATCAGCCTGCCCGGCGGCGGCCTGCACAGCGGCGAATCTCCGGTTGAGGGCGCGCTGCGTGAAGCGCAGGAGGAAATCGGGCTCGACCCGTCGGACGTCCGTGTCGTCGGATCCCTCTCGACACTCTGGGTCATTGTCAGCCGGTTCGTGGTGCACCCGATCGTGGCGGTCGCCCCGGCCCGGCCGGCGTTTGCGCCGGCGCCGGGCGAAGTGGCGTCGTTGATCGAAGCGCCGTTGGCCGCGCTGCGCGATCCCGCCGGCCTGAAATGGGACCGGCGTCTGCGGCCACAGCCCGGTGGCCAGCCGGGCCCGCCGATCTGGGTTCCGTATTTTGACGTGGGCGGGCACCAGGTCTGGGGCGCCACGGCCATGATCTCGGGGAGTTCGCGGGCGCTGCTGGATCCGGCGTTTGGCCCGGGGCGGCACCGGAACCGTCTGGATTACGCTATTCTGGTAATCATTACGGAGTTCAGGGTAATGGCAGACAACCCGTTTGTACGGCGAAATCGTGACCGCGGCGGCGTTTGCGGACCGGGAGATCGAGCGCGATCGGCTGAGCCGGATCTGCTCGCTGGCCAGAAGGTGTTCCTGATTTCGCCGCGCCGGTATGGCAAGTCGTCGCTGGTGCGTCACGTGTTGCGCGGGCTGGCGAAACAGGGCGTCTGA
- a CDS encoding ABC transporter permease, with product MNGLLPVLVSIDPSPDWRIFVATLAFAVAGTMMSSLGPALASSRTSVLPELKEHAGEMKVSRARFATRNLLVMGQLALSLTLLTTAGAFIRAAMVAADVDPGFSFDRGVLSNLDASLANYDRTRTTALYGQVLDRVRQVPGITTVGLATQMPFGDIQESGRVQKAGPVIRPSDPNHATMTASAVTMGISPDYFPALGLSLLRGRTFTDAEWQTPGRAPVGIIDEALAAQLFGQDDPIGRLVQTTPRDDGSVEVIEVVGLAPAIRHQMENDEAGPHLYRPYAQHFRFGVYLHAQTTNAEGEAAMLPALRALLRDIDANLPVVTLETGPMFRERNAMLWVIRTGATLFGVFGGIALFMAALGIYGVKAHFGAPHPRVRHSAGAWGHVAGCGLARDARRVVADSGGAGPGPGVVGAGGARHWRLRVWRRGLRPADCGGRVCGAVPVGDGGHMDSGAPGDADRPVAGVAVGIRIQPKRPLRWISQHRPKTTSEVVL from the coding sequence ATGAACGGACTCCTGCCGGTGCTGGTCAGCATCGACCCGTCGCCCGACTGGAGAATCTTCGTCGCTACGCTGGCCTTTGCCGTGGCCGGCACGATGATGTCCAGCCTGGGGCCGGCACTCGCCTCATCGCGCACCTCCGTGCTGCCGGAACTGAAGGAACACGCGGGGGAAATGAAAGTCAGCCGCGCGCGATTCGCCACGCGGAACCTGCTGGTGATGGGTCAGCTGGCGCTGAGCCTGACGTTGCTCACCACGGCCGGGGCATTCATCCGCGCGGCGATGGTGGCTGCGGACGTCGATCCCGGTTTTTCGTTTGACCGCGGCGTTCTTTCCAATCTGGACGCCAGCCTGGCCAACTACGACCGCACCCGTACGACGGCGCTGTATGGCCAGGTGCTCGATCGGGTGCGTCAGGTGCCCGGCATCACGACCGTGGGCCTGGCCACACAAATGCCGTTTGGCGACATTCAGGAAAGCGGGCGCGTGCAGAAGGCCGGGCCAGTCATCAGGCCGTCTGACCCGAATCACGCCACCATGACGGCTTCGGCCGTCACGATGGGCATCTCGCCCGACTACTTTCCAGCGCTCGGACTCTCGTTGCTTCGCGGCCGCACGTTCACAGACGCGGAGTGGCAGACGCCGGGACGAGCGCCGGTGGGCATCATCGACGAAGCCCTGGCCGCACAACTGTTCGGCCAGGACGATCCCATCGGCCGTCTGGTGCAGACCACCCCGCGCGACGACGGGTCGGTTGAGGTGATTGAAGTGGTGGGCCTGGCGCCGGCCATCCGGCACCAGATGGAAAACGATGAGGCGGGCCCGCATCTGTATCGCCCGTACGCGCAGCACTTCCGCTTTGGTGTGTATCTGCACGCGCAGACGACGAATGCCGAGGGCGAAGCCGCGATGCTGCCGGCGCTGCGCGCGCTGCTGCGCGACATCGACGCGAACCTTCCCGTGGTCACGCTTGAGACCGGTCCGATGTTCCGCGAGCGGAATGCCATGTTGTGGGTCATCCGGACGGGCGCCACGTTGTTTGGCGTCTTCGGCGGCATCGCGTTGTTCATGGCGGCGCTGGGCATCTACGGAGTCAAGGCGCATTTTGGCGCGCCGCACCCGCGAGTTCGGCATTCGGCTGGCGCTTGGGGCCACGTCGCGGGATGTGGTCTCGCTCGTGATGCGCGACGGGTTGTCGCTGACAGCGGCGGGGCTGGTCCTGGGCCTGGGGTTGTCGGCGCTGGTGGTGCGCGCCATTGGCGGCTTCGTGTTTGGCGGCGGGGGCTTCGACCTGCCGATTGTGGCGGCCGCGTTTGTGGCGCTGTTCCTGTCGGCGATGGCGGCCACATGGATTCCGGCGCGCCGGGCGACGCAGATCGCCCCGTCGCTGGCGTTGCGGTCGGAATAAGAATCCAACCCAAACGACCTCTGAGGTGGATTTCACAACATCGGCCGAAAACTACCTCAGAGGTCGTTTTGTAA
- a CDS encoding ABC transporter permease, translated as MTIISHLAWERMGKPADAIGRTIKINQRAFTIVGIAPEGFGGTITMVTPELWVPTGVYESLINDFADNRATSNLADRRHHTLILFGRLREG; from the coding sequence GTGACGATCATCAGCCACCTCGCGTGGGAACGCATGGGCAAGCCTGCGGACGCCATCGGACGCACCATCAAAATCAATCAGCGCGCCTTCACCATCGTCGGCATCGCGCCCGAAGGCTTCGGCGGCACCATCACCATGGTCACACCCGAGTTGTGGGTGCCAACCGGCGTCTACGAGTCGCTCATCAACGACTTTGCCGACAACCGCGCCACCAGCAACCTCGCAGACCGGCGGCACCACACGCTGATCCTCTTCGGCCGGCTGCGCGAGGGGTGA
- a CDS encoding zinc-dependent metalloprotease gives MRCQRGKDFLAGAQVREVVVGKSAKAIGLGAVLRVNGDQFVAGAQARLEHERVHQTEDGGVGGDAEAQDEHRHKGEAWLALKQAESEAEVLEQGRHGLSDGFGPCEVQDLAIQSGRVTESNRGLSMRRVSILLGCVLMLAIAVPAGLSGEAGAGPQAGGQAPGGRGGGAQGPASIRSIADRTAGMQKIDGFFPLYWEEGTGNLFLEIPELGKEVLWAKGLSAGLGSNDIGLDRALLGGSAIVSFQRVGPRILMVEPNYDYRAISSNPAERKAVEDAFAKSVHWGFQVAAENGGRVLVDLSDFLMRDTHNVSGRLGAGYRFDRTRSAINLTDTKAFPKNSEIDLTATFVTDGAGGGGRGGGAGGAGGAGGPQQGGRVSDVAPDASAVTLRQHHSFIELPDGNYTPRLADPRSGFGGVSYVDYSAPIGTDMRTRYVNRHRLQKKDPSAAISEPVKPIIYYVDRGTPEPVMSALQEGARWWNEAFEAAGFRNAFQVQTMPEGAHPMDVRYNTITWVHRSTRGWSTGGSITDPRTGEIMKGHVILGSLRWRQDYLIFESLLSPYVQGNEKPAVLEQTALARLRQLSAHEVGHTIGIGHNYYNSSKGRISVMDYPHPLITLRPDGTMDFSQAYDSGIGDWDKVAIQYGYSQFPAGTDEKAALTKVINDAWDQDYRYMSNQDTDVNPNVDQWNNGTDVAAELTRLLALRRAAMEGFGERAIQVGRPMAQMEEALVPLYLHHRYAVESAVTAMGGQEYIYAIRGDGRAPMKWVPAARQKAALDALMSALRLGDLTLPSAVVQGIPPRPPGFGLTRESFARTTGGAFDPVAPAAAATEIVVASLLTPRALRAWSRRRPWTRHCPAWMKSSPV, from the coding sequence GTGCGCTGTCAGCGAGGCAAAGATTTCCTTGCGGGAGCGCAGGTCCGAGAAGTTGTCGTAGGAAAAAGCGCGAAAGCCATCGGGCTCGGTGCGGTTCTTCGAGTAAACGGCGACCAGTTCGTCGCCGGCGCCCAGGCGCGGCTTGAGCACGAGCGCGTTCACCAGACTGAAGATGGTGGTGTTGGCGGCGATGCCGAGGCCCAGGACGAGCACCGCCACAAGGGCGAAGCCTGGCTGGCGTTGAAACAGGCGGAGTCCGAGGCGGAGGTCCTGGAGCAGGGTCGTCATGGGCTGTCAGACGGGTTCGGTCCATGCGAAGTTCAGGATCTGGCGATACAATCTGGCCGGGTCACGGAAAGCAACAGGGGGCTGAGTATGCGACGTGTGTCAATTCTTCTGGGCTGTGTGTTGATGCTTGCCATCGCCGTTCCGGCTGGCCTGTCTGGCGAGGCGGGGGCTGGCCCCCAGGCGGGCGGTCAGGCGCCGGGTGGGCGTGGTGGCGGAGCCCAGGGTCCGGCGAGCATCCGCTCGATTGCCGATCGCACGGCGGGGATGCAGAAGATCGACGGGTTCTTCCCCCTGTACTGGGAAGAGGGCACGGGCAACCTGTTCCTCGAAATTCCGGAGCTCGGCAAGGAAGTGTTGTGGGCCAAGGGGCTCTCGGCCGGCCTGGGTTCAAATGACATCGGACTGGATCGCGCCCTGCTGGGTGGCTCCGCCATTGTGAGCTTCCAGCGCGTGGGGCCGCGGATCCTGATGGTGGAGCCCAACTATGACTATCGGGCGATCAGCTCGAATCCAGCGGAACGCAAGGCCGTGGAAGATGCGTTTGCCAAGTCGGTGCACTGGGGCTTTCAAGTGGCCGCCGAAAACGGTGGCCGGGTGCTGGTCGACCTGTCCGACTTCCTGATGCGCGATACACATAACGTGTCGGGGCGTTTGGGGGCCGGGTATCGCTTCGATCGCACGCGCAGCGCGATCAACCTGACCGACACGAAGGCGTTCCCGAAAAATTCCGAGATCGATCTCACGGCGACATTTGTGACCGATGGCGCAGGTGGCGGCGGCCGGGGCGGCGGCGCCGGCGGCGCAGGCGGCGCAGGAGGCCCCCAGCAGGGAGGGCGCGTCTCGGATGTCGCGCCCGATGCATCGGCTGTGACGCTGCGTCAGCATCATTCGTTCATCGAGTTGCCGGACGGCAACTACACGCCTCGGTTGGCCGATCCCCGCTCGGGGTTCGGCGGCGTCAGCTATGTGGACTACTCGGCGCCCATTGGCACCGACATGCGGACGCGTTATGTCAATCGGCACAGACTGCAGAAGAAGGATCCGTCTGCCGCGATCAGCGAGCCGGTCAAGCCGATCATCTACTACGTGGATCGCGGCACACCCGAGCCCGTGATGTCGGCGTTGCAGGAAGGCGCGCGCTGGTGGAACGAGGCCTTTGAGGCCGCCGGGTTCCGCAATGCGTTCCAGGTGCAGACGATGCCGGAAGGCGCGCACCCGATGGACGTGCGCTACAACACCATCACGTGGGTGCACCGGTCCACGCGCGGGTGGAGCACGGGCGGGTCCATTACGGATCCCCGCACCGGCGAAATCATGAAGGGCCATGTGATTCTCGGGTCCCTCCGGTGGCGGCAGGACTATCTGATCTTCGAGAGCCTGCTTTCGCCATACGTGCAAGGCAACGAGAAGCCGGCCGTGCTCGAACAGACGGCCCTCGCGCGCCTGCGCCAGCTGTCCGCGCATGAAGTGGGTCATACGATCGGCATCGGCCACAACTACTACAACAGCTCCAAGGGGCGGATCTCGGTGATGGACTATCCGCATCCCCTGATCACGCTGCGCCCGGACGGCACGATGGATTTTTCGCAGGCCTACGACAGCGGCATCGGCGACTGGGACAAAGTGGCCATTCAGTACGGCTACTCGCAGTTCCCCGCCGGCACCGACGAGAAGGCCGCGCTCACCAAGGTCATCAATGACGCCTGGGACCAGGACTATCGGTACATGTCCAACCAGGATACCGACGTGAATCCGAACGTCGATCAGTGGAACAACGGCACGGATGTGGCCGCGGAGCTGACTCGACTCCTGGCGCTTCGCCGCGCGGCCATGGAAGGATTCGGCGAACGAGCGATTCAGGTGGGACGGCCGATGGCGCAGATGGAAGAAGCGCTGGTGCCGCTGTATCTGCACCACCGGTACGCGGTGGAGTCTGCGGTTACCGCCATGGGTGGTCAGGAGTACATCTACGCGATTCGCGGAGACGGACGGGCGCCAATGAAGTGGGTGCCCGCGGCCAGGCAGAAGGCCGCCTTGGACGCGCTCATGAGCGCGTTGCGTCTGGGCGATCTCACGCTGCCTTCTGCCGTCGTGCAGGGGATTCCGCCGCGCCCGCCGGGCTTCGGGCTGACGCGCGAGTCGTTTGCGCGCACCACCGGAGGCGCGTTTGATCCGGTGGCGCCGGCCGCAGCGGCCACCGAAATTGTCGTGGCCAGCCTTCTGACCCCGCGCGCGCTGCGCGCATGGTCGCGCAGAAGGCCGTGGACGCGTCATTGCCCGGCCTGGATGAAGTCATCGCCCGTCTGA
- a CDS encoding DUF1772 domain-containing protein yields the protein MLIPILEFVAVLSAALFAGAALYINVVEHPARMGLDTRMAAMQWAPSYKRATWLQAPLAIVSLLCGVAVWLLGGGVGWLVAASLVGAVVPFTFAIIMPTNHKLLAPGRDLSSSETRELLVHWGQLHAVRTALSIAGTVIYLWMKLGA from the coding sequence ATGTTGATTCCCATTCTCGAATTCGTCGCCGTACTCTCAGCCGCACTATTTGCTGGGGCGGCTCTCTACATTAACGTCGTGGAGCATCCCGCGCGGATGGGTCTTGATACGCGCATGGCGGCAATGCAGTGGGCACCCAGTTACAAGCGCGCCACGTGGCTACAAGCGCCCTTGGCGATTGTCAGTCTGCTCTGCGGCGTTGCTGTTTGGCTTCTCGGTGGTGGCGTCGGTTGGCTGGTGGCGGCCTCGCTGGTAGGGGCCGTTGTGCCCTTCACGTTCGCTATCATCATGCCGACGAATCACAAGTTGTTGGCACCGGGCCGCGATCTGTCGAGTTCGGAGACCCGCGAGTTGCTGGTCCACTGGGGACAACTCCACGCTGTTCGCACGGCCCTGAGCATTGCTGGCACCGTGATCTATCTTTGGATGAAGCTTGGGGCCTAA
- a CDS encoding EamA family transporter — protein sequence MHWIALALGAALSWGLYGPSLHQGQVKLGSPFRALLCVGIAYFIVGVIVPVVALMAQGELNKGWSTEGALGATGAGLLGALGAVFIIYAFRAGGVPTYVMPLVFGGAPVVNVLFTMYLHPPKASPNPLLWVGFVLVAAGASLVLYYKPQS from the coding sequence ATGCACTGGATAGCACTTGCGCTGGGTGCGGCCCTCTCATGGGGCCTGTACGGGCCGTCGCTGCACCAGGGGCAGGTAAAGCTCGGCAGTCCGTTCCGGGCGCTGCTCTGCGTCGGCATCGCCTACTTCATCGTCGGCGTCATCGTGCCGGTGGTGGCACTGATGGCGCAGGGCGAGCTGAACAAGGGCTGGTCCACTGAAGGCGCACTTGGCGCCACCGGAGCCGGCCTCCTTGGCGCTCTGGGCGCGGTGTTTATCATCTATGCGTTCCGAGCCGGCGGCGTGCCCACCTACGTGATGCCGCTGGTCTTCGGCGGCGCGCCGGTCGTGAATGTGCTGTTCACGATGTACCTGCACCCGCCGAAGGCGTCGCCTAATCCTCTGCTTTGGGTTGGGTTCGTTCTCGTCGCAGCTGGGGCTTCTCTCGTTCTTTACTACAAGCCGCAAAGCTGA